In Aliivibrio wodanis, a genomic segment contains:
- a CDS encoding arylesterase, with the protein MRKIFTFFLIVFPSLFLPFKSAYSQTLLILGDSLSAGYSMPIEQSWPSLLPDQLAKINKPMTVVNGSISGDTTGNGLDRLQNLLNLHQPNYVLIELGANDGLRGFPPQKVKANLELLFAQIKSADAQPLLMQIQVPPNYGKRYSQSFGSIYPALSEKYDIPLLPFFLEQVIIKPEWMMKDGLHPKPEAQPWIAEFMAQELSPYLK; encoded by the coding sequence ATGCGCAAGATTTTTACTTTTTTTTTAATTGTCTTTCCTAGCTTATTTCTTCCATTTAAAAGTGCTTATAGCCAAACCTTGTTGATCCTCGGAGACAGCTTAAGTGCAGGTTATAGCATGCCAATCGAGCAAAGTTGGCCATCACTATTACCAGATCAACTAGCTAAAATAAATAAACCTATGACGGTCGTCAATGGCAGTATTTCTGGAGATACGACAGGAAATGGGTTAGACCGATTACAAAACTTACTTAACCTGCATCAACCAAATTATGTATTAATCGAACTAGGAGCAAATGATGGCTTACGTGGATTCCCACCACAAAAAGTAAAAGCAAACTTGGAGCTGCTTTTTGCTCAAATTAAATCAGCTGACGCGCAACCTTTGTTAATGCAAATTCAAGTTCCACCGAATTATGGTAAGCGTTATAGCCAATCGTTTGGTTCGATTTACCCTGCATTAAGTGAGAAATACGATATTCCTTTACTTCCATTTTTCTTAGAGCAAGTAATTATTAAACCAGAATGGATGATGAAAGACGGCTTGCACCCTAAACCAGAAGCACAGCCATGGATTGCAGAATTTATGGCGCAAGAACTATCACCTTATTTAAAATAA
- a CDS encoding predicted permease: MSEQSVRPNPSGNNLPSGSEVSSGKKMIFRWSWREIWQGQLWPVMAALTLIVSCVVALSALAIRVEKVMTDQGRSMMAADLVFRSANPTPEFILQQAHDQNLVLSSQVRFQTMAFSDTGMQLVSVKSVESNYPLRGELLLNGADNQIHNQVKSGEVWIAERLLSLLELSIGDVIAIGDAELPISGVIESEPELAFNPFRTMPSVFIHQSDLDKTGAIQLGSRVQYRTLFKGEDSAISLLQSDYELQAGERWISEETQGRTADLMQKAKQYLSLTILMVILMASVTLVLTCQHYATSRANTVAMLKSMGASKQWLKRWLLSQVGLMFFTGVVAGSLIGLGLELLLRIPLAGILPENLPSYGWQPFAFGSVVALFIGLPALGIPLLRLLDTPAIAVLQSQMTAPSKKGLWLIAVPVVAFLFMYGNNSLVWMVSVGLVVLFVLLAGISYGLVHLFGRFKWGAAMTLALSRIKRSPKNSMMQLAALSGSLMLVAVIWLVRTDLLGDWQQTLPPDAPNVFAMNIAPYEQQEYLQALDNEKLDRSDGYPIIRGRLTEINGESTKEKMKGEGQGSDALRREINFTWRDELPVHNQVTAGAWTKENGVSVEQDVANDLGIEIGDTLSFSVNSQPFSAVVNSIRIVDWQSMKPNFYFIFTPDVIADLPATWLVSFKIDDNENTLLNQLARDYPTVSLLDFRTMGGKIQAMLAQITWSLSVLAGLGVVSGVLLIFTLLRLSLYQRQREITLYRTLGASRQRISQTLWSEYGVMALAAGFVAVMGAEVIVFSLVKWGFKLEPTLHIGMWIVLPLLAMIIVFMSLVSVIKQLLKPLK; this comes from the coding sequence ATGAGTGAGCAATCTGTGAGGCCAAATCCCTCAGGAAATAATCTACCTTCAGGGAGCGAAGTATCTTCTGGAAAAAAAATGATATTCCGCTGGAGTTGGCGTGAGATATGGCAAGGCCAACTATGGCCTGTGATGGCTGCTTTAACTTTGATAGTTTCTTGTGTGGTGGCTTTATCTGCTTTGGCTATCCGAGTTGAAAAGGTAATGACAGACCAAGGTCGCTCAATGATGGCTGCCGATCTTGTGTTTCGTTCCGCGAATCCAACCCCCGAATTTATTCTGCAACAAGCGCATGACCAAAATTTAGTTTTATCTTCTCAAGTGCGTTTTCAAACTATGGCATTCAGCGACACTGGTATGCAATTAGTGAGTGTGAAATCGGTTGAAAGTAATTACCCACTTCGCGGTGAGCTCTTATTAAATGGGGCAGATAACCAAATCCATAATCAAGTTAAATCAGGAGAAGTATGGATCGCCGAGCGCCTCTTATCGTTATTAGAGCTGAGTATTGGTGATGTCATTGCTATTGGTGATGCTGAACTGCCAATCAGTGGTGTAATTGAATCGGAACCAGAGTTAGCGTTTAACCCATTTAGAACCATGCCAAGTGTGTTTATTCATCAGTCTGATTTAGATAAAACTGGTGCGATTCAACTGGGCAGTCGTGTGCAATATCGAACCCTATTTAAAGGTGAAGATAGTGCAATATCGTTACTGCAAAGTGATTATGAATTGCAAGCAGGAGAGCGTTGGATAAGCGAAGAAACTCAAGGTCGAACCGCCGATTTAATGCAAAAAGCCAAGCAGTATTTATCGCTGACTATCTTGATGGTGATACTAATGGCATCGGTTACCTTGGTGTTAACGTGTCAGCATTACGCGACCAGTCGTGCCAATACCGTTGCGATGTTAAAAAGCATGGGCGCGAGTAAACAATGGTTGAAACGTTGGTTATTAAGCCAAGTGGGTTTGATGTTCTTTACTGGCGTAGTTGCGGGCTCTCTTATTGGTCTAGGTTTAGAATTATTACTACGTATTCCATTAGCGGGGATCCTACCTGAGAATTTACCAAGTTATGGTTGGCAGCCGTTTGCGTTTGGTTCTGTCGTTGCGTTGTTTATTGGTTTACCTGCGTTGGGTATTCCATTATTGCGCTTATTAGATACTCCTGCCATTGCGGTACTTCAATCTCAAATGACCGCACCTTCTAAAAAAGGCTTGTGGTTAATTGCGGTACCAGTAGTCGCTTTCTTATTTATGTACGGCAATAACAGCCTAGTCTGGATGGTATCGGTTGGCTTAGTGGTACTGTTTGTTTTACTTGCAGGTATTAGTTATGGCTTAGTGCATCTGTTTGGACGCTTTAAATGGGGTGCAGCGATGACTCTAGCGCTTAGTCGCATTAAACGTTCTCCAAAAAACAGCATGATGCAATTAGCCGCATTGTCGGGTTCATTAATGTTAGTTGCCGTGATCTGGCTAGTGAGAACCGATTTACTAGGGGATTGGCAACAAACGCTACCACCTGATGCACCGAATGTATTTGCGATGAACATTGCCCCTTATGAGCAACAAGAATACTTACAAGCATTAGATAATGAAAAGCTAGATAGATCGGATGGTTATCCAATTATTCGGGGTCGTTTAACTGAAATTAACGGGGAAAGTACCAAAGAGAAAATGAAAGGTGAAGGACAAGGCTCAGATGCACTACGTCGTGAGATTAACTTTACTTGGCGTGATGAATTGCCGGTTCATAATCAAGTCACAGCAGGGGCATGGACGAAAGAAAATGGAGTCTCTGTAGAGCAAGATGTTGCTAATGATTTGGGCATTGAAATTGGTGATACATTGAGTTTTTCGGTTAACAGTCAGCCATTTTCTGCTGTAGTTAATTCGATTCGAATTGTTGACTGGCAGAGCATGAAACCGAACTTCTATTTTATCTTCACGCCGGATGTGATTGCCGATTTACCTGCCACTTGGTTAGTTAGTTTTAAAATAGATGACAACGAAAACACCTTATTGAATCAATTGGCTCGTGATTACCCAACCGTGAGTTTATTGGATTTTAGAACCATGGGTGGAAAAATTCAAGCCATGCTCGCTCAAATTACGTGGTCGTTAAGTGTATTAGCAGGCTTAGGTGTGGTGAGTGGCGTGTTATTGATATTCACTTTGCTTCGGTTGAGTTTGTATCAGCGTCAACGTGAAATTACCCTTTATCGAACCCTTGGTGCAAGCCGTCAGCGTATTAGCCAGACGTTATGGAGTGAATACGGGGTAATGGCATTAGCCGCAGGTTTTGTTGCTGTGATGGGCGCAGAGGTCATCGTATTTAGCTTAGTGAAATGGGGTTTTAAACTTGAACCTACATTGCACATAGGCATGTGGATTGTGCTGCCATTACTTGCCATGATTATTGTATTTATGAGTTTGGTGAGTGTGATTAAGCAACTATTGAAGCCACTGAAGTAA
- a CDS encoding phosphatidate cytidylyltransferase produces MSSNLIFMLIIFTCISIAMVAAFIKKESLSSEFYLRVRSWWWMLLVLTFFVLLPISFMPLFISFLALMGAKEIATVSRLNTLMTCILMASMTLPILLSYWSFYIMLITGVIGFVCILTCLFISQNGFIMGGSNKIIPILSIIILLAAFLFSFRLLLNNKDSELAMSYVLYLIFTTQFNDAIQYFVGKKFGKHQLCPTISPNKTVEGAIGGGLIVSLLATVVALSITPFSLISAMVISFTLTVLGVSGDVSVSWVKRKFGVKDMGDLLPGHGGILDRIDSLLLATPIFFFIVELLRLH; encoded by the coding sequence ATGAGCTCTAACCTAATTTTTATGTTGATAATATTTACTTGTATCTCTATCGCTATGGTTGCTGCTTTTATCAAAAAAGAGTCTCTTAGTTCTGAGTTTTACTTACGTGTTAGGTCATGGTGGTGGATGTTATTGGTTCTCACATTCTTTGTGTTACTACCTATCTCATTTATGCCTCTATTTATCTCATTTTTAGCGTTAATGGGAGCAAAAGAAATAGCAACGGTGAGTCGATTAAACACATTAATGACTTGTATTTTGATGGCGTCAATGACGCTACCAATACTATTAAGCTATTGGTCTTTTTATATCATGCTGATAACCGGTGTTATAGGATTTGTTTGTATTTTAACGTGTTTGTTTATATCCCAAAATGGCTTTATTATGGGGGGGAGCAATAAGATCATCCCAATTTTAAGTATTATAATATTACTTGCTGCTTTTCTTTTCTCTTTTAGGTTATTACTTAATAATAAAGACAGTGAATTAGCGATGAGCTATGTGCTGTATCTTATATTTACGACGCAATTTAATGATGCGATTCAATATTTTGTTGGGAAGAAATTTGGTAAACATCAACTGTGTCCCACAATCAGTCCTAATAAAACGGTAGAAGGGGCAATTGGAGGAGGGCTAATTGTATCATTGTTAGCGACTGTGGTTGCTCTATCTATTACCCCTTTTTCTCTTATTTCAGCTATGGTGATCAGTTTTACTTTAACTGTATTAGGCGTTTCAGGTGATGTTAGTGTCTCTTGGGTTAAGCGCAAGTTTGGTGTTAAAGATATGGGGGATTTACTCCCAGGACATGGCGGAATACTTGATCGTATTGATAGTTTACTTTTAGCTACACCGATATTTTTCTTTATCGTCGAGCTCTTAAGACTTCACTAA
- a CDS encoding putative short chain dehydrogenase has protein sequence MNVIIIGGTSGIGLALAKHYVNSDHQVVICGRDITKVPTELKTPSLSMMNVDVSQQNDLIQFFDSLKDNPMDIVIYCAGKYFNERRLDLNQDEQNEMRAVNATGFNLCFELASQKMISQGYGHLVTIASIAGLVHSSSPTLYSRLKADMITQAKHYAATLENHNINVTAIAPGYINTQKLRELNGGDASHKPFLLEEHQAVSCIIKAIKKKKILSVFPLRMKLLVSFLNYLPLHLVSEVLRARR, from the coding sequence ATGAATGTCATCATTATTGGTGGAACAAGTGGTATTGGCCTTGCGCTAGCAAAACATTATGTAAACTCTGATCATCAAGTGGTTATTTGTGGGCGAGATATTACCAAAGTACCTACAGAGTTAAAAACACCCTCATTATCCATGATGAATGTAGATGTGAGTCAGCAGAATGATCTCATTCAATTTTTTGATTCGTTAAAAGATAATCCAATGGATATTGTAATCTATTGTGCCGGAAAATATTTTAATGAAAGGCGCTTAGATCTCAATCAAGATGAGCAAAACGAAATGAGAGCAGTAAACGCAACAGGGTTTAATCTCTGTTTTGAGCTTGCATCACAAAAGATGATATCTCAAGGCTACGGTCATTTGGTGACCATAGCTTCAATAGCAGGGTTAGTACACTCTTCTTCACCAACACTTTATAGTCGCTTAAAAGCCGATATGATCACACAAGCAAAGCACTATGCGGCAACCTTAGAAAATCACAATATCAACGTGACAGCTATCGCACCCGGTTATATTAATACCCAAAAACTCAGAGAGTTAAATGGAGGAGACGCTTCTCATAAGCCTTTTTTATTAGAAGAGCATCAAGCGGTAAGTTGCATAATCAAAGCCATTAAAAAGAAGAAAATTCTCAGTGTCTTTCCTCTAAGAATGAAGCTACTTGTCAGTTTTTTAAATTACTTACCTTTACACCTTGTTAGTGAAGTCTTAAGAGCTCGACGATAA
- a CDS encoding putative uncharacterized hydrolase produces the protein MTLEHHSFSSWDETKIIYRSWNQQPDTKGIILLLHRGHEHSGRMEAMADFFVNHNYTVYAWDARGNGLSEGPRDDAKSFSVFAKDLQLFVEKISNETQRSTEDMFIIASSMGAVIAASWVHDYAPNIRGMILATPAFNIRLYVPFAIPLLKVARQLSLLPKVTSYVKSKVLTHDRSQQAIYNQDPLISNSISTDLLIDTYQTGQRIIDDAEAIHTPTLVLCAGQDWVVSRSAQRKFYNRLSSTKKEWAYYPDLYHAIFHEDKTTDVFNRCQTFLDECFVQPIIKVNYDNANHYGTSKDKMDSLLLPSIHPIYPITKAVLNSIGRLSQGINIGLQHGFDSGQSLDNVYTNKAEGTTFIGKIVDRIYLDSPGWKGIRCRKEIIAKLLEKYLDTTRPFHVLDIASGNGRYLFDLMDSNPLTSVEMRDFDSSNIQIMASRIESMNLASRANAVQADAFSKENYLNESNYDLAIVSGLFELFPDNTLIKTALKGMVEQLAPGGYLLYTNQPWHPQQEFIARTLNNHRGKPWIMRCRSQAEMDALVTEAGLKK, from the coding sequence ATGACATTAGAACACCACAGCTTTTCGTCTTGGGATGAGACAAAGATAATCTACCGCTCTTGGAACCAACAACCAGATACGAAAGGCATCATCTTGTTGTTACACCGAGGGCATGAACATTCAGGAAGAATGGAGGCGATGGCTGATTTCTTTGTGAACCATAATTACACAGTCTATGCTTGGGATGCACGCGGTAATGGATTATCCGAAGGGCCACGAGATGACGCAAAAAGTTTCTCTGTCTTTGCTAAAGACCTTCAACTTTTTGTAGAAAAAATTAGTAACGAAACCCAACGTTCAACTGAAGATATGTTTATTATTGCCAGTAGCATGGGAGCTGTTATTGCGGCAAGTTGGGTTCATGATTATGCGCCAAATATTCGAGGGATGATCCTTGCAACTCCTGCGTTTAATATTCGTCTATATGTCCCTTTTGCTATTCCACTGTTAAAAGTAGCAAGGCAACTCTCACTGTTACCTAAAGTCACCAGTTACGTAAAATCAAAAGTTCTGACTCATGATAGATCTCAACAGGCGATTTATAATCAAGACCCACTTATTTCAAACTCTATCTCAACAGATCTTTTAATTGATACCTACCAAACAGGACAACGGATCATTGATGATGCAGAAGCTATCCATACGCCAACCTTAGTTCTGTGTGCAGGCCAAGATTGGGTTGTCAGTCGCTCAGCACAGCGTAAATTTTATAATCGCCTCTCTTCAACAAAAAAAGAATGGGCTTATTATCCTGATCTTTACCACGCTATTTTCCATGAAGATAAAACAACAGACGTCTTCAACAGATGCCAAACCTTTCTTGATGAATGCTTTGTGCAACCTATCATTAAAGTTAATTACGACAACGCCAATCACTATGGTACAAGCAAAGATAAGATGGATTCGCTTTTACTGCCAAGCATACATCCAATCTACCCAATAACTAAAGCCGTGCTGAACTCTATTGGCCGTTTAAGCCAAGGGATCAATATTGGTTTACAGCATGGGTTTGATTCAGGTCAATCACTCGATAACGTCTATACCAATAAAGCAGAAGGGACTACCTTTATAGGTAAAATAGTGGATCGAATTTACCTCGACAGTCCAGGCTGGAAAGGCATTCGTTGTAGAAAAGAAATCATAGCTAAACTGCTCGAAAAGTACCTTGATACTACACGACCATTTCATGTACTTGATATTGCCAGTGGTAACGGGCGTTACCTGTTTGACCTTATGGATTCAAACCCTCTGACTTCGGTTGAAATGAGAGATTTTGACTCATCAAACATTCAAATAATGGCTTCACGTATCGAAAGCATGAATTTAGCATCACGAGCGAATGCTGTTCAAGCCGACGCTTTTTCTAAAGAGAATTACCTTAATGAATCAAACTATGATCTTGCCATTGTCTCGGGGTTATTTGAACTTTTCCCTGATAACACCTTAATTAAAACGGCCTTGAAAGGCATGGTTGAACAGCTAGCTCCCGGAGGATATTTATTGTATACCAATCAACCTTGGCACCCACAACAAGAGTTCATAGCAAGAACACTTAATAATCATAGAGGGAAACCATGGATAATGCGCTGTCGCTCTCAAGCGGAAATGGATGCTTTAGTCACAGAAGCAGGACTAAAAAAATAG
- a CDS encoding ABC transporter, ATP-binding protein yields MTVAIKVSSVGKSVLSNEAELTILKDISFEVQSGQSVAIVGTSGAGKSTLMTLLAGLDIPTSGDIELLGQSLSQLDDEARAQIRSESIGFVFQSFLLIPSLTALENVTLPAILRGEGEDIGKAKQLLDSVGLAGRETHLPSQLSGGEQQRVALARAFMTQPRILFADEPTGNLDQSTAEHIIELLFDMNQKHGTTLVLITHDPKLAQRCERTLTINAGQVNEEVKAV; encoded by the coding sequence ATGACCGTTGCCATAAAAGTGAGCTCAGTAGGAAAATCAGTACTTTCTAATGAAGCAGAATTAACTATTTTAAAAGATATCTCTTTTGAGGTTCAGTCAGGCCAAAGTGTAGCGATTGTAGGAACCTCTGGTGCCGGTAAATCAACGTTAATGACTTTGCTAGCAGGATTAGATATCCCTACTTCTGGTGATATTGAATTATTAGGACAAAGCCTTTCTCAATTAGATGATGAAGCTCGCGCTCAAATTCGCAGTGAATCTATTGGTTTTGTGTTTCAAAGTTTCTTGCTTATCCCTTCTTTAACGGCACTTGAAAATGTTACCTTACCTGCGATTTTACGAGGTGAAGGTGAAGATATTGGAAAAGCAAAACAGTTGTTAGATTCAGTTGGCCTTGCTGGGCGAGAAACGCATCTTCCTTCTCAACTGTCTGGTGGTGAGCAGCAGCGCGTAGCATTGGCTCGTGCGTTTATGACTCAGCCTCGTATTTTATTTGCTGATGAACCAACAGGAAATCTCGATCAATCTACCGCAGAACATATCATTGAACTTTTGTTTGATATGAACCAAAAACATGGCACTACATTAGTTCTTATCACTCATGACCCTAAGCTTGCACAGCGATGTGAGCGCACACTTACCATTAATGCCGGACAGGTTAATGAAGAGGTAAAAGCAGTATGA
- a CDS encoding putative uncharacterized phospholipase, whose amino-acid sequence MIANPKNNHAHEYHNTNKPFKHSMLMSGGGSRFGYYLGMYAAAIASNKKPDAIFATCGGAIAAGIVGSFESIKEQKEALLSHEIHQMSQRIQYNKRHSLINVFLDIGKRYLHRRATDIFPDLHHDALFNINDNDTPLFPFTPNYASNNCTIAIIGSKLCFNNNQVGTKRHASPLFEEVIFSNRKGISALINAPYSPHSSLIKNTFKKEDSVSFQDAIRISVSDIYYLPPYSVAGENYMGGMLDLVPFHLAQHCSTTLSLEAKQPFSNFSAVPAFLYLLGYNPNDVQQAIPHRPQDIWINTSDSPKELKAHQINKKIDLLSNQIVIDTPSYDQFCTMMQAQWDYGYQRALIAFKQHHK is encoded by the coding sequence ATGATCGCAAATCCCAAGAATAACCACGCACATGAATACCACAATACAAATAAGCCTTTTAAGCATTCAATGTTGATGTCTGGTGGCGGCTCACGATTTGGTTATTATCTTGGGATGTATGCAGCAGCCATTGCCTCGAACAAAAAACCGGACGCCATTTTTGCAACTTGCGGTGGAGCTATCGCCGCTGGAATTGTTGGGTCATTTGAGTCAATTAAAGAGCAAAAAGAAGCCTTGCTTAGTCATGAAATCCATCAAATGTCTCAACGAATTCAATATAATAAAAGACACTCTCTTATCAATGTATTTTTAGATATTGGTAAGCGATATCTCCATCGTAGAGCAACTGATATTTTTCCTGATCTTCATCATGATGCCCTTTTTAATATAAATGATAATGACACACCTCTGTTTCCTTTCACTCCTAACTACGCTTCAAACAACTGTACCATTGCGATTATTGGATCAAAACTCTGCTTTAACAATAATCAAGTAGGAACAAAAAGGCACGCTTCGCCTCTGTTTGAAGAAGTAATTTTTAGTAATAGAAAAGGAATATCAGCACTAATAAATGCCCCTTACTCTCCCCACTCTTCACTTATAAAAAACACGTTTAAAAAAGAAGATTCCGTCTCTTTTCAGGATGCAATTCGTATCTCTGTGTCTGATATTTATTACCTACCACCATACTCAGTTGCAGGAGAGAACTACATGGGAGGAATGTTGGATCTAGTCCCTTTTCATCTAGCTCAACATTGTTCAACAACACTCTCCTTAGAAGCAAAACAACCCTTCTCAAATTTCAGTGCCGTCCCCGCTTTTTTGTATCTTCTGGGTTATAATCCCAATGATGTTCAACAAGCGATCCCACACAGACCACAAGATATTTGGATCAACACTTCGGATTCTCCAAAAGAACTAAAAGCCCATCAAATTAACAAAAAAATTGACTTGTTATCTAATCAAATAGTGATTGATACACCAAGTTATGACCAATTTTGTACCATGATGCAAGCTCAATGGGACTATGGTTATCAACGAGCATTAATTGCATTTAAACAACACCACAAATAA
- a CDS encoding membrane associated CDP-alcohol phosphatidyltransferase produces MSIYQLKPKFQSLLRPGVNRLAHSGVTANQVTLFTLVFTLVSSITLFTIGASVWWGILPIVLFIRMALNAVDGMLAREHNMASSLGLVLNEVCDLISDAAIYLSFIAITGFNAYALFGLVLLAWLSEVIAILSVQITKKRANQGPLGKSDRAFLFGLLGLLIAFEVDFTSSGLWIILIANLALVITIYKRLHTII; encoded by the coding sequence ATGAGCATTTATCAGCTTAAACCTAAGTTTCAATCTCTCTTACGCCCTGGTGTTAATCGACTTGCTCATTCTGGAGTTACCGCAAATCAAGTCACACTATTTACACTTGTTTTTACGCTTGTGAGCTCTATAACCCTCTTTACTATTGGGGCAAGTGTATGGTGGGGGATTTTACCTATTGTTCTTTTTATACGCATGGCTTTAAATGCCGTTGACGGTATGCTTGCACGAGAACACAACATGGCCTCTTCACTTGGGTTAGTGTTAAATGAAGTGTGCGACTTAATTTCTGATGCTGCTATCTATTTAAGTTTTATCGCGATAACAGGATTTAACGCCTATGCATTATTTGGCTTAGTTCTGCTTGCGTGGTTAAGCGAAGTGATTGCAATTCTCTCTGTTCAAATAACAAAAAAACGAGCTAATCAAGGTCCTCTTGGGAAAAGTGACCGGGCTTTCTTATTTGGGTTGCTAGGCTTATTAATTGCGTTTGAGGTAGATTTCACATCAAGCGGTCTTTGGATAATTCTTATCGCCAATCTCGCGTTAGTTATCACCATATATAAACGTTTACACACCATTATTTAG
- a CDS encoding putative membrane-associated phosphatase, whose amino-acid sequence MITRSVITGFDLALPFIEWMIIPYLSSVIYFLLAFFYIDEPKKYQQLNQNMLFAALISGWCFYLYPLYFGSIELVSSYPWKLGFDGVYFFDKPYNQAPSLHIVYGILLWFSLLGRFNRAVNWVITMGITLMLVSTLFTYQHRIIDVLSGLVVSVGVLGFTRYCLLSYLSQIYLSLTSTCWLLSMILTSFNPMLSLLFGYLSIGFGLLFIAYFMNKPYALGKRCDGKVGMAHLICLFPYRFMYWFMWNIRSLVDKQPVVSVLPWLSVGRRLSMMDKPRNFTHVIDLSSELSLMSTLHYDDAYQGENQYRCLPLLDLQPITMADAVLFCESLEVIKNSNEAFSVYVHCTMGISRSYAMIASYLVWSGECEPCKVKAYLSTLNPHAMLRERYLEQELLQKLSEYSVERGK is encoded by the coding sequence ATGATTACTCGAAGTGTCATTACTGGGTTCGATTTAGCGCTTCCTTTTATTGAATGGATGATCATTCCTTATTTAAGTTCTGTTATTTATTTCTTACTTGCCTTTTTTTATATTGATGAACCTAAAAAATATCAACAATTAAATCAAAATATGTTATTTGCTGCCTTAATCTCTGGCTGGTGTTTTTATTTATATCCATTATATTTTGGTTCGATTGAATTAGTGAGCAGTTATCCTTGGAAGCTCGGTTTTGATGGGGTTTATTTTTTTGATAAGCCTTATAATCAAGCACCTTCCCTGCATATTGTCTACGGTATTTTATTATGGTTCTCACTACTTGGGCGATTTAATCGTGCAGTAAATTGGGTTATTACGATGGGTATTACACTAATGTTGGTATCAACGCTATTTACTTATCAGCATCGAATCATTGATGTGCTTAGTGGGCTTGTTGTTTCTGTTGGAGTGCTAGGCTTCACTCGATATTGTCTTTTGAGTTATCTGTCACAAATCTATTTATCGTTAACATCGACCTGTTGGTTATTGAGCATGATATTGACGAGCTTTAATCCTATGTTAAGTCTATTGTTTGGTTATTTATCAATAGGGTTTGGGCTGCTATTTATTGCTTATTTTATGAATAAACCTTATGCACTCGGTAAGCGTTGTGATGGTAAGGTGGGAATGGCTCATCTTATTTGCCTATTTCCTTATCGATTTATGTATTGGTTTATGTGGAATATTCGTTCTTTGGTTGATAAACAGCCAGTGGTTTCTGTCTTGCCATGGTTAAGTGTTGGTCGACGATTATCAATGATGGATAAACCAAGAAATTTTACACATGTTATTGATTTAAGTTCAGAATTATCGCTAATGTCGACTCTTCATTACGATGATGCATATCAAGGAGAGAATCAATATAGATGTTTACCTTTATTGGATTTACAGCCAATCACAATGGCTGATGCCGTGCTTTTTTGTGAATCTTTAGAAGTAATAAAAAACAGCAATGAAGCCTTTTCTGTTTATGTGCATTGTACGATGGGGATCAGTCGAAGCTATGCCATGATAGCAAGTTATCTTGTGTGGTCTGGTGAGTGTGAACCGTGTAAGGTTAAGGCGTATTTATCTACGTTAAATCCTCATGCTATGTTAAGAGAACGTTATTTAGAACAAGAATTATTACAGAAGTTGAGCGAATATAGCGTGGAGAGAGGCAAATAA